From Strigops habroptila isolate Jane chromosome 1, bStrHab1.2.pri, whole genome shotgun sequence, a single genomic window includes:
- the TWISTNB gene encoding DNA-directed RNA polymerase I subunit RPA43: MAVAGPPPPLPAAPSFAVACGLVWRRYSCLVVAPHRRHVALAPRYLGRKRTGIRAQLDAELLRYSERLQGVPVAYDNIKVVGELGDIYDDQGFIHLNIEADFVIFSPKKGRKLVGVINKVAPSHIGCLIHGCFNASIPKPEQMSVAQWQELGLKIGDELKFQVLHLDSDAAGLFFIRGGLTESSLKPKQSETITDSTSGGETQKLDHQENSLNDSWGDHVTEEPLDGTNNTAKENAEEQSVNAVNELCDNKNKKKKKKKKHKQEEQEHVLPTSDSSGYQSDHKKSKKKKRKHCSEVEESELSQLSQEPKAKKAKKKRD, from the exons ATGGCCGtggcggggccgccgccgccgctgcccgccgccccCTCCTTCGCCGTGGCTTGCGGCCTGGTGTGGCGGCGCTACTCGTGCCTCGTGGTGGCGCCGCACCGCAGGCACGTCGCGCTGGCGCCGCGCTACCTGGGCCGCAAGCGCACCGGCATCCGCGCCCAGCTGGACGCCGAGCTCCTGCGGTACTCGGAGAG GCTTCAGGGTGTGCCGGTGGCTTACGACAACATCAAAGTGGTGGGCGAGCTCGGGGACATTTACGACGACCAAGGATTCATCCACCTGAACATTGAGGCTGACTTCGTGATCTTCAGCCCCAAGAAAGGGAGGAAACTGGTG ggTGTAATAAATAAAGTGGCCCCTAGTCATATCGGCTGCCTGATACATGGATGCTTCAATGCTTCTATCCCTAAACCTGAACAAATGTCAGTTGCACAGTGGCAAGAGCTGGGGTTAAAGATAGGGGATGAACTGAAATTTCAAGTATTGCACTTAGATTCGGATGCAGCTGGGCTGTTCTTCATTCGAGGAGGACTCACTGAAAGCAG CCTGAAGCCCAAGCAATCTGAGACCATCACTGACAGTACAAGTGGAGGTGAAACTCAAAAGCTTGACCACCAGGAAAATAGCTTGAATGACTCTTGGGGAGATCATGTTACAGAGGAGCCACTTGATGGGACTAATAACACTGCgaaggaaaatgcagaagagcAAAGTGTCAATGCTGTGAATGAATTATGtgataataaaaacaagaagaagaagaaaaagaaaaagcataagCAAGAAGAACAGGAACATGTATTGCCTACCAGTGACTCCAGTGGTTACCAAAGCGACCataaaaagtcaaagaaaaagaaaagaaagcattgcaGTGAAGTTGAAGAAAGTGAATTATCTCAGCTGTCACAAGAACCCAAAGctaaaaaagctaaaaagaaaagggactAA